From Demequina lutea, a single genomic window includes:
- a CDS encoding NADP-dependent oxidoreductase, with the protein MTTAVSTQIQLASRPSGWPTAENFRTVQVTYGDLAPGEVRVATEFMSVDPYMRGRMNDVKSYTPPFALDETMTGGAIGRVVESNVDEVPVGALVQHQLGWRDIVQADAAQFRVVPEIPGVSTSVYLGMLGMTGLTAYVGLTAIAQMREGDTVFISGAAGAVGTAAGQIARLLGAKRVIGSAGSAEKVALLTERYGYDVAFNYKDGDIRGQLAAATPEGIDVYFDNVGGEHLEAAIGALNHGGRVAVCGAISAYNATEPVPGPRNMGNIITRSLTLKGFTLGGYLHLAGEFQQHMTEWFGAGKIAHDETVVEGIDHAVDAFLGLLRGENVGKMVVKI; encoded by the coding sequence ATGACCACCGCAGTATCCACTCAGATCCAGCTCGCCTCGCGCCCCTCCGGCTGGCCGACGGCCGAGAACTTCCGCACGGTCCAGGTCACCTACGGCGACCTCGCCCCTGGCGAGGTCCGCGTCGCCACCGAGTTCATGTCGGTCGACCCCTACATGCGCGGACGCATGAACGACGTCAAGAGCTACACGCCCCCCTTCGCGCTCGACGAGACGATGACAGGGGGTGCCATCGGCCGCGTCGTCGAGTCGAACGTCGACGAGGTGCCCGTGGGCGCGCTCGTGCAGCACCAGCTGGGCTGGCGCGACATCGTCCAGGCCGACGCCGCCCAGTTCCGCGTGGTTCCCGAGATCCCCGGCGTCTCGACTTCCGTCTACCTGGGAATGCTCGGCATGACCGGGCTGACCGCCTACGTCGGCCTCACCGCGATCGCCCAGATGCGCGAGGGCGACACCGTCTTCATCTCGGGTGCCGCGGGCGCGGTGGGCACGGCTGCGGGCCAGATTGCCAGGCTGCTCGGCGCCAAGCGCGTCATCGGCTCGGCGGGTTCGGCCGAGAAGGTCGCGCTGCTGACCGAAAGGTACGGTTACGACGTCGCCTTCAACTACAAGGACGGCGACATTCGCGGCCAGCTGGCCGCCGCTACCCCCGAGGGCATCGACGTGTACTTCGACAACGTGGGCGGCGAGCACCTCGAGGCCGCCATCGGGGCACTCAATCACGGCGGCCGTGTTGCGGTCTGCGGAGCCATCTCGGCCTACAACGCGACCGAGCCCGTGCCGGGGCCGCGCAACATGGGCAACATCATCACCCGCTCGCTGACCCTCAAGGGCTTCACCCTGGGCGGCTACCTGCATCTCGCGGGCGAGTTCCAGCAGCACATGACTGAGTGGTTCGGCGCGGGCAAGATTGCACACGACGAGACCGTTGTCGAGGGGATCGACCACGCCGTCGACGCGTTCCTCGGCCTGCTGCGCGGCGAGAACGTCGGCAAGATGGTCGTGAAGATCTAG
- a CDS encoding aminopeptidase P family protein has translation MEEQDKATQELNKARATRPTAEEFKKFLATGWGEPEDVKTTAVAGAPFAAQRRARLSAMFPGVRIVVPAGELKVRSNDTDYRFRPHSDFAYLTGLGVDFEPGAVLVMTPVDGAEAGHHAAGHDAVLYLIPPAGTDSEGFYSDPRSGEFWIGRRPGLAEFEAMTGIETAPLKELPGGIRLSNHPTKAVHRALAEMRFVKDEYEIQQMRDAVDATIEGFARAVKELPRAIDHKRGERVVEAAFDGHAREEGNAVGYETIAASGDHATTLHWIRNDGQVRSGELLLLDAGVEVESLYTADITRTLPVDGTFSPVQRRVYEVVLEAANAGFAVARPGAKFLDVHMAAMEVIERRLTEWDIVPDAEDPEAKLYRRWMVHSTSHHLGMDVHDCASANRDLYMEGTLEPGMVFTIEPGLYFKAGDLTVPAELRGIGIRIEDDVLVTEDGYENLSVALPRDPDAVEAWMARLRG, from the coding sequence GTGGAAGAACAAGACAAAGCAACCCAGGAACTGAACAAGGCGCGCGCCACGCGCCCGACCGCCGAGGAATTCAAGAAGTTCCTCGCCACGGGTTGGGGCGAGCCGGAAGACGTCAAGACGACGGCGGTCGCCGGGGCGCCCTTCGCCGCCCAAAGACGCGCTCGGCTGAGCGCGATGTTCCCTGGCGTGCGCATCGTCGTCCCTGCCGGCGAGCTCAAGGTGCGCTCGAACGACACCGACTATCGCTTCCGCCCCCACAGCGACTTTGCGTACCTCACGGGCCTGGGCGTCGACTTCGAGCCTGGCGCCGTGCTGGTGATGACCCCCGTCGACGGCGCCGAGGCCGGTCACCACGCCGCCGGTCATGACGCAGTCCTCTACCTGATCCCTCCCGCGGGCACCGACAGCGAGGGCTTCTATTCCGACCCGCGCTCGGGCGAGTTCTGGATTGGCCGCCGTCCCGGCCTCGCCGAGTTCGAGGCGATGACGGGCATCGAAACCGCGCCGCTCAAAGAACTCCCCGGCGGAATTCGCTTGTCGAACCACCCCACTAAGGCCGTGCACAGGGCGCTCGCCGAGATGCGCTTCGTCAAGGACGAATACGAGATCCAGCAGATGCGCGACGCCGTCGACGCGACGATCGAGGGCTTCGCGCGCGCCGTCAAGGAACTCCCCCGCGCGATCGACCACAAGCGCGGCGAGCGCGTCGTCGAGGCCGCTTTCGACGGCCACGCCCGCGAAGAGGGAAACGCGGTGGGCTACGAGACCATTGCCGCATCGGGAGACCACGCGACCACGCTGCACTGGATCCGCAACGACGGTCAGGTGCGCTCAGGCGAGCTGTTGTTGCTCGATGCAGGCGTGGAGGTCGAGAGCCTCTACACGGCCGACATCACGCGCACCCTGCCGGTCGACGGCACCTTCTCCCCCGTCCAGCGCCGCGTCTACGAGGTGGTGCTCGAGGCCGCCAACGCGGGATTCGCGGTGGCACGCCCAGGCGCCAAGTTCCTGGACGTCCACATGGCGGCCATGGAGGTCATCGAGAGGCGCCTCACCGAATGGGACATCGTTCCCGATGCCGAGGACCCGGAGGCCAAGCTGTATCGCCGCTGGATGGTCCACTCCACGTCACACCACCTGGGGATGGACGTGCATGACTGCGCCTCCGCCAATCGCGACCTGTACATGGAGGGCACCCTCGAGCCAGGCATGGTGTTCACGATCGAGCCCGGCCTGTACTTCAAGGCGGGCGACCTGACGGTGCCAGCGGAGCTGCGAGGCATCGGTATCCGCATCGAGGACGACGTCCTGGTCACCGAGGACGGCTACGAGAACCTCTCCGTGGCACTCCCCCGCGATCCCGACGCGGTCGAGGCCTGGATGGCGCGACTGCGGGGCTAG
- a CDS encoding PHP domain-containing protein, giving the protein MRIDLHTHSTVSDGTESPADVMRSAHAAGIDVVALTDHDSMAGLEDAAEMAAALGMNFVPGIEVSCRHDGISVHLLAYWPDPSDEEVIAMLGLTRDARLDRAKEIVRRVGADYPLVWDDVLAQSGGAETVGRPHIADALVTRGVFATRDDAFAKVLAGNSAYYVPHYAPEVFDAIRTFRATGAVTVFAHPGADGRGKVVPTSVIELMADAGLVGLEVEHRDHNEPQRDRLARIAQRLGLVHTGASDYHGTGKVNRLGENVTSDAALHQLQDARGR; this is encoded by the coding sequence GTGCGCATCGACCTCCATACTCATTCGACCGTTTCCGACGGCACCGAGTCCCCGGCCGATGTCATGCGCTCGGCGCACGCCGCTGGAATAGATGTCGTCGCGCTGACCGACCACGACTCGATGGCTGGCCTCGAGGACGCGGCCGAAATGGCGGCCGCGCTTGGCATGAACTTCGTTCCCGGCATCGAGGTCTCGTGCAGGCACGACGGGATATCGGTCCACCTTCTCGCGTACTGGCCCGACCCGAGTGACGAAGAGGTCATCGCGATGCTTGGTCTCACGCGGGACGCGCGGCTTGACCGGGCCAAGGAGATCGTGCGCCGCGTCGGCGCCGACTATCCGCTCGTCTGGGACGACGTCCTCGCGCAGTCGGGAGGCGCCGAGACGGTGGGCCGTCCCCACATCGCCGACGCCCTGGTCACGCGAGGCGTCTTCGCCACGAGGGACGACGCCTTTGCCAAGGTGCTTGCGGGCAACTCCGCCTACTACGTGCCTCACTACGCGCCCGAGGTGTTCGATGCGATCCGCACGTTCAGGGCCACTGGTGCCGTCACCGTCTTTGCTCATCCCGGCGCCGACGGCAGGGGCAAGGTCGTTCCCACATCGGTCATCGAGCTGATGGCCGATGCCGGATTGGTTGGCCTCGAAGTCGAGCACCGCGACCACAACGAGCCGCAGAGAGACAGGCTTGCGCGCATCGCGCAGCGACTCGGACTGGTGCATACGGGCGCGAGCGACTATCACGGCACAGGGAAGGTCAACCGCTTGGGCGAGAATGTCACCTCCGACGCGGCGCTGCACCAACTCCAAGACGCCCGCGGCCGCTGA
- a CDS encoding GNAT family N-acetyltransferase has translation MTFAQTPVLENAWVRLEPLSRSHSDHLAVAVSIGDLWKTWYASIPTPEGMAAEIDRRLGLQAEGRMAPWAVVSRASGRAVGMTTYMNIDAPNRRVEIGSTWLGRDAQRTGLNPAAKLLLLTRAFDDLGCIAVEFRTHWHNAQSRAAIARLGAKQDGVLRNHQVWRDGTLRDTVVFSIIDGEWPAVRQGLSARLAATAAPGA, from the coding sequence GTGACTTTCGCTCAGACACCCGTCCTTGAGAACGCCTGGGTGCGTCTCGAACCGCTATCCAGGTCCCACTCCGACCACCTTGCCGTAGCTGTGAGCATCGGCGACCTGTGGAAGACCTGGTACGCGTCCATCCCCACGCCCGAAGGCATGGCCGCCGAGATCGACAGGCGGCTTGGGCTCCAGGCCGAGGGCCGGATGGCGCCGTGGGCCGTCGTTTCGCGGGCCAGCGGCCGTGCGGTCGGCATGACGACCTACATGAACATCGACGCCCCGAACAGGCGCGTCGAGATCGGTTCGACCTGGCTCGGTCGAGACGCACAACGAACAGGGTTGAACCCGGCCGCCAAGCTGCTGTTGCTGACGCGCGCCTTTGATGACCTCGGCTGCATCGCCGTCGAGTTCCGCACGCACTGGCACAACGCACAGTCGCGGGCCGCGATCGCCAGACTGGGTGCGAAGCAAGACGGCGTGCTCCGCAACCATCAGGTGTGGAGAGACGGAACGCTGCGCGACACCGTCGTCTTCTCGATCATCGACGGCGAGTGGCCCGCCGTGAGGCAGGGCCTATCGGCCAGGCTTGCGGCCACGGCGGCGCCGGGAGCCTAG
- a CDS encoding DEAD/DEAH box helicase, which produces MTEQTFADFGVNPLIVEALADHGIISPFPIQSMTLPVALAGHDIIGQAKTGTGKTLGFGVPLLHRAIGPGEHGYDELGEAAGKPQALIMAPTRELAVQVAGDLEMAAKKRSVRIAQIYGGRAYEPQIDSLKKGADVVVGTPGRLIDLMNQGHLDLRFVRTLVLDEADEMLDLGFLPDVEKIVAATPEGRHTMLFSATMPGPIVAMARRYMTQPTHIRASEPDDFGATVKATKQFVYRAHAMDKMEVLARILQANGRGLTIVFARTKRTCAKVSDDLRERGFASGAIHGDLGQGAREQALRAFRSGKIDILVATDVAARGIDVEDVTHVINYQCTEDDKTYVHRIGRTGRAGKTGVAVTFVDWDDMPRWSMINKQLELNYPEPAETYSNSPQLYADMDIPEGTKGTLPRAARVREGLGAEKLEDLGETGKRHAGSDSGRGGRDSGGRGGRDGDRGGRGDGRGSRDGGRGGAPRGDGAGRGDGRGRSAGGHDGAAPAGAQDQARAPREGGATASANGTPRPKRNRNRRRTGGGNAAGGAAGGGQPGAQAPAGD; this is translated from the coding sequence ATGACTGAACAGACCTTTGCCGATTTCGGCGTGAACCCACTCATCGTGGAGGCCCTGGCTGACCACGGGATCATTTCCCCCTTCCCGATCCAGTCCATGACCCTTCCCGTCGCCCTCGCAGGCCACGACATCATCGGCCAGGCCAAGACGGGAACGGGCAAGACGCTCGGATTCGGGGTGCCGCTCTTGCACCGCGCGATCGGCCCCGGCGAGCACGGCTATGACGAGCTTGGCGAGGCAGCGGGCAAGCCGCAGGCCCTCATCATGGCGCCCACGCGCGAGCTCGCCGTTCAGGTCGCTGGCGACCTTGAGATGGCCGCGAAGAAGCGCTCAGTGCGGATCGCCCAGATCTACGGTGGCCGCGCGTACGAGCCCCAGATCGACTCCCTCAAGAAGGGGGCCGACGTCGTGGTCGGCACGCCCGGCCGCCTCATCGACCTCATGAACCAGGGTCATCTCGACCTCCGCTTCGTCCGCACCCTGGTGCTCGACGAGGCCGACGAGATGCTCGACCTCGGCTTCCTTCCCGACGTCGAAAAGATCGTCGCAGCGACCCCCGAGGGCCGCCACACGATGCTCTTCTCTGCCACGATGCCCGGCCCGATCGTCGCGATGGCTCGCCGCTACATGACGCAGCCCACGCACATTCGCGCCTCCGAGCCCGACGACTTTGGCGCGACCGTGAAGGCGACCAAGCAGTTCGTCTACCGCGCCCACGCGATGGACAAGATGGAGGTGCTCGCGCGCATCCTCCAGGCGAACGGCCGCGGCCTCACGATCGTCTTTGCGCGCACAAAGCGCACGTGCGCCAAGGTTTCCGATGACCTTCGCGAGCGCGGCTTCGCGTCCGGCGCAATCCACGGTGACCTGGGTCAGGGTGCTCGAGAGCAGGCGCTGCGCGCCTTCCGCTCCGGCAAGATCGACATCCTCGTGGCCACCGACGTGGCCGCGCGGGGCATCGACGTGGAAGACGTGACTCACGTCATCAATTACCAGTGCACCGAGGATGACAAGACCTATGTGCACCGCATCGGCCGCACGGGTCGCGCAGGCAAGACGGGCGTCGCAGTGACGTTCGTCGACTGGGACGACATGCCGCGCTGGAGCATGATCAACAAGCAGCTGGAGCTCAACTACCCCGAGCCCGCGGAGACGTACTCCAACTCCCCTCAGCTCTACGCAGACATGGACATTCCCGAGGGAACCAAGGGCACGCTCCCACGCGCCGCACGGGTACGCGAGGGCCTCGGCGCCGAGAAGCTTGAGGACCTTGGCGAGACAGGCAAGCGCCACGCGGGCAGCGACTCCGGTCGCGGCGGCAGGGATAGCGGCGGACGCGGCGGTCGTGACGGTGACCGCGGTGGTCGCGGAGACGGTCGTGGCAGCCGCGATGGTGGTCGCGGTGGTGCACCGCGCGGAGACGGCGCGGGTCGCGGAGACGGACGCGGACGCAGCGCAGGCGGCCACGATGGCGCTGCTCCCGCTGGGGCTCAGGACCAGGCGCGCGCTCCGCGCGAGGGCGGCGCAACAGCGTCGGCCAATGGAACTCCTCGGCCCAAGCGCAACCGCAATCGCCGCCGCACGGGCGGTGGAAACGCTGCCGGCGGAGCCGCAGGCGGCGGTCAACCGGGCGCTCAGGCTCCCGCAGGCGACTAG
- a CDS encoding gluconokinase, with protein sequence MRVVVMGVTGCGKSSAGTAVAASLGIPFAEADDFHSESNVAKMAAGIPLTDADRWPWLDAVGSWLASHQDAVVACSALKRSYRDRLRVDAGAVLFVHLAAKKSTLAVRVEKRSETEGHFAGTDLLDSQYATLEPLGLDEVGGTIDVSHFTAREVSREVADLIALQDY encoded by the coding sequence ATGCGCGTGGTCGTGATGGGTGTGACAGGTTGCGGAAAGTCGAGCGCCGGAACCGCCGTCGCCGCGTCCCTCGGGATTCCGTTTGCTGAGGCCGACGACTTCCACTCCGAATCCAACGTGGCGAAGATGGCCGCAGGGATTCCCCTGACCGATGCGGACAGGTGGCCGTGGCTCGACGCCGTCGGTTCGTGGCTCGCGAGCCACCAGGATGCGGTGGTGGCTTGTTCCGCGCTCAAGCGGTCGTATCGGGACCGCCTCAGGGTCGATGCCGGGGCCGTCTTGTTCGTTCACCTCGCCGCAAAGAAGTCGACCCTCGCCGTGCGGGTCGAGAAGCGCTCCGAAACGGAGGGTCACTTTGCGGGGACTGATCTGCTGGACTCCCAATATGCGACGCTGGAGCCGCTCGGCCTTGACGAGGTGGGTGGAACGATCGACGTCTCACACTTCACGGCTCGCGAGGTATCGAGAGAGGTCGCAGACCTCATCGCGCTGCAGGACTATTAG
- a CDS encoding DUF3107 domain-containing protein, with protein MEIRIGVQNVTREIVVETDKSSDDISALVTKALSGGVLDLMDVQGRRVVVPSSALAYVQIGEEVKRRVGFGD; from the coding sequence ATGGAGATCCGCATCGGCGTTCAGAACGTCACAAGGGAGATCGTTGTGGAGACCGACAAGTCCTCCGACGACATCTCCGCGCTCGTCACGAAGGCCCTATCAGGCGGCGTTTTGGATCTGATGGACGTGCAGGGCCGACGCGTGGTCGTACCCTCTTCGGCACTCGCCTACGTGCAGATCGGCGAAGAGGTCAAGCGCCGGGTCGGCTTCGGCGACTAG
- a CDS encoding DUF3152 domain-containing protein, whose protein sequence is MTVLVVAGAFALGVAAGWATGFVPALIRADPSPSPTASPVPSITATVAPVLPYLEPITRQLTGEDRDAGVTTTSVTSKAAGTISVVPGIGSPAAGAGDVRWVSIAVEDGVTINAAAFKAYVIATLNANRGWGTGHSVQFVATDGVADYRIVLASPYTAKVLCPDPHLTKPAGSFVEASPTPMPTPTPTSSPSPAVVDSPWSCAQDGVIVISSYNWTAGFPTYGTDYAGARAYILNHHMGHLLGHDDVECSGGRADVMVVQEVTLPDGCKVNPWPNPDAPAHYVDPNASPSPSPAALAP, encoded by the coding sequence GTGACCGTTTTGGTGGTCGCTGGAGCTTTCGCACTCGGCGTTGCCGCCGGGTGGGCGACGGGCTTTGTGCCCGCGTTGATAAGGGCCGATCCTTCGCCGAGCCCCACCGCCAGTCCGGTCCCGTCAATCACCGCCACCGTGGCTCCGGTCTTGCCCTATCTGGAGCCCATTACGCGCCAATTGACTGGGGAAGATCGCGACGCCGGCGTGACGACCACCTCGGTCACCAGCAAGGCGGCGGGCACGATCTCGGTGGTTCCCGGGATCGGAAGCCCCGCAGCGGGCGCGGGAGACGTGCGTTGGGTATCGATCGCTGTCGAAGACGGGGTCACGATCAACGCCGCCGCATTCAAGGCCTACGTGATAGCCACGCTCAACGCCAACAGGGGCTGGGGCACCGGTCATTCGGTGCAATTCGTGGCGACCGACGGCGTCGCCGACTACCGGATTGTGCTGGCGAGCCCCTACACCGCAAAGGTTCTGTGCCCTGATCCGCACCTGACGAAACCGGCAGGCTCCTTCGTCGAGGCGTCCCCGACGCCCATGCCCACGCCCACGCCGACCTCGAGTCCATCGCCTGCCGTCGTGGACTCGCCCTGGTCTTGCGCACAGGACGGCGTAATCGTCATCTCCAGCTACAACTGGACGGCAGGATTCCCCACGTACGGCACTGACTATGCGGGGGCGCGCGCTTACATCCTGAACCACCACATGGGCCATCTGTTGGGCCACGACGACGTCGAGTGCTCGGGTGGTCGCGCCGACGTCATGGTGGTCCAGGAGGTGACGCTGCCCGACGGCTGCAAGGTCAACCCTTGGCCAAACCCCGACGCCCCCGCGCACTACGTCGACCCGAATGCCAGCCCATCGCCTTCGCCCGCCGCATTGGCTCCCTAG
- a CDS encoding ATP-dependent DNA helicase, which translates to MSSLRLVTPATRACENPPDASQSRALEAITRGVEPGRGLRGHLVVTGGAGTGKTTLAVLAAADAVGRGVAPERVLVLAPTRFAAAALRDRVSVAIGVPTSVPMARTPAATAFAILNAQATLLGEPRPSLVSGAEQDVVLRELLEGRIGGRAARLEWGADLPDEATVLPAFREELRNLLMRAAEADLDPQALHALGVASGREEWVAAAQVYAEYEGVMALRSTPADQGARYDPATIVARAADALASWEHEVGGEPPSWDLVIVDDYQDATVATTALLRQMAARGSRLVLIGNADESVQGYRGAVPGALHAATDARGLGAVRIELESDHRQSGVLAAVTGNIAGRVGVKGIGSARATARVAVASARSREDDAGPSPVTVITAPHGYGQSRAIAAELRRARHGLEGPATPWGRMAVIARSTMVLRSLRSDLLAADIPCESLGEGVALHKEPAVSPLLTILRVALGTPWTEDDAVEVLTSRLIGLDPVSVRRLRRELVREERSSGGLRSSNELLVEALAQPGGFASLAGSEAVAAGRACAAVVAAGSKVASGNATVGEVVWAAWEALGVADAWRESALSGSARDDADLDAIIGLLRAAQTFTERLPEARAEAFLDYLEGQDFAADSLGARAATANAVSFATAASAQGREWDVVVIAGLEEGAWPRLTLRDSVLGAQRLADAVADGPVGAAERATGSADLRSARTAVLDDETRALLVAASRARTQLTVTAVDDGETRPSRFMALIEQAAGVTRIAASSRRGVADLRSAVAALRSGADLPASGSTHASDDGDAEQALVGSRATMLAWLAREGVAGADPDAWHGVAVPSTGEAFWRDDEAVRVSPSKVEWVEKCALRWALESQGGTRESTSAQEVGSLLHAIAEEHPHGGAETILADFDARWTAAYGLDTWPERAAYARGREMAVRLAAYLDSRADREVLVEHPFKLELGRAILSGKADRIELRDEGAYVVDLKTGRSVPTAAEAAENGQLAMYQLAVAEGAVPGVGVAAGAELAYLSTGKAGAIRSQDSVDPELARARLDAVVETMTDARFPALVNDACGSCALRRSCPAHAEGTQVTDS; encoded by the coding sequence ATGAGTTCCTTGCGCCTCGTGACTCCGGCCACGCGTGCCTGCGAAAATCCCCCGGATGCGTCGCAGTCGCGGGCGCTCGAGGCGATCACGCGAGGTGTGGAGCCTGGCAGGGGCTTGCGGGGGCACCTCGTCGTGACGGGTGGCGCCGGAACCGGAAAGACGACTCTCGCGGTCTTGGCTGCCGCTGACGCTGTGGGGCGGGGCGTGGCCCCGGAGAGAGTCCTCGTGCTCGCGCCGACCCGCTTCGCGGCGGCCGCGCTCAGGGACAGGGTGTCGGTCGCGATCGGCGTTCCCACCTCGGTGCCCATGGCGCGTACCCCCGCAGCGACGGCCTTCGCGATATTGAATGCCCAAGCGACGCTTCTTGGCGAACCGCGGCCCAGCCTGGTGTCTGGCGCGGAGCAGGATGTCGTCTTGCGCGAACTGCTCGAGGGGCGCATCGGCGGCAGGGCGGCGCGCCTCGAGTGGGGCGCGGACCTCCCCGACGAGGCGACGGTGTTGCCAGCCTTTAGGGAAGAGCTCCGAAATCTCCTGATGAGGGCAGCCGAGGCAGACCTGGACCCGCAAGCCCTGCATGCTCTGGGGGTCGCGTCCGGTCGCGAGGAGTGGGTCGCTGCGGCACAGGTCTATGCCGAGTACGAAGGCGTCATGGCGCTGCGCTCGACGCCCGCAGACCAGGGTGCGAGGTATGACCCCGCGACCATCGTCGCCAGGGCTGCGGACGCCTTGGCGTCCTGGGAGCACGAGGTGGGCGGCGAGCCTCCGTCATGGGATCTTGTCATCGTCGACGACTACCAGGACGCGACGGTGGCGACTACGGCGCTCCTGAGGCAAATGGCGGCGCGTGGCTCCCGGTTGGTGCTCATCGGCAACGCTGACGAGTCCGTGCAGGGTTACCGGGGCGCCGTTCCTGGTGCTTTGCACGCGGCCACCGACGCAAGGGGCCTCGGTGCCGTGCGAATTGAACTTGAGAGTGATCACAGGCAATCGGGCGTCCTGGCGGCGGTGACGGGGAACATCGCCGGTCGCGTCGGTGTGAAGGGCATCGGCAGCGCGAGGGCGACGGCGCGCGTTGCCGTCGCGAGCGCACGTTCGCGCGAAGACGATGCTGGGCCGTCCCCGGTGACGGTGATCACGGCCCCGCACGGCTATGGCCAATCCCGCGCGATTGCGGCGGAATTGCGCAGGGCGCGGCATGGGCTCGAGGGCCCCGCGACTCCGTGGGGACGCATGGCGGTGATCGCGAGGTCGACCATGGTTCTGAGATCCTTGCGGTCGGACCTTTTGGCGGCGGACATCCCATGCGAGTCCCTGGGCGAGGGAGTCGCGCTCCACAAGGAGCCAGCGGTATCGCCACTGTTGACGATCCTGCGCGTGGCACTCGGCACGCCGTGGACCGAGGACGACGCGGTCGAGGTTCTCACTTCGCGCCTGATCGGACTCGACCCCGTGAGCGTGCGGAGGCTGCGCAGAGAACTCGTGCGCGAGGAGCGGTCGAGCGGGGGTTTGCGGTCATCGAACGAGTTGTTGGTTGAGGCCCTCGCGCAACCGGGAGGATTTGCCTCACTCGCGGGCTCGGAGGCGGTCGCCGCAGGGCGCGCTTGCGCGGCCGTTGTGGCGGCAGGCTCCAAGGTGGCGAGCGGGAACGCGACGGTGGGCGAGGTGGTGTGGGCCGCCTGGGAAGCCCTCGGCGTTGCCGATGCTTGGAGGGAATCTGCACTCTCCGGATCCGCGAGGGACGATGCCGACCTCGACGCGATCATCGGCCTGTTGAGGGCCGCTCAAACATTCACCGAGCGACTGCCAGAGGCGCGAGCCGAGGCGTTCCTCGACTACCTCGAGGGCCAGGACTTTGCCGCCGATAGTTTGGGCGCCCGTGCCGCCACGGCAAACGCCGTGTCCTTCGCGACGGCAGCGTCGGCCCAAGGGCGCGAGTGGGACGTGGTCGTCATCGCCGGACTCGAGGAGGGCGCCTGGCCGCGTCTCACCTTGCGCGACTCGGTGTTGGGGGCGCAACGGCTGGCGGACGCGGTTGCCGATGGACCCGTCGGCGCCGCGGAGAGGGCAACGGGGAGCGCTGACCTTCGTTCGGCGCGCACCGCCGTGCTGGATGACGAGACGCGCGCGCTCCTCGTTGCCGCCTCGCGGGCGCGTACGCAACTCACCGTGACCGCAGTGGATGACGGCGAGACGCGGCCATCGAGATTCATGGCGCTCATCGAGCAAGCGGCCGGCGTGACGAGGATCGCCGCCTCTTCACGGCGTGGCGTTGCGGACCTGAGGTCGGCGGTCGCCGCGCTACGGTCGGGGGCGGACCTGCCTGCCTCAGGTTCCACTCACGCAAGCGACGACGGCGACGCGGAGCAGGCCCTGGTCGGGTCACGAGCGACGATGCTCGCGTGGCTCGCCAGGGAGGGGGTCGCGGGGGCGGACCCCGACGCGTGGCACGGCGTCGCGGTGCCGTCGACGGGCGAGGCGTTCTGGCGCGACGACGAGGCGGTGAGGGTCTCGCCATCCAAGGTTGAGTGGGTCGAGAAGTGCGCGCTGCGCTGGGCGCTCGAGTCCCAGGGCGGTACGCGCGAGTCCACTTCTGCTCAGGAGGTGGGGAGTCTGCTGCACGCGATCGCAGAGGAGCACCCGCACGGGGGTGCCGAAACGATCCTCGCCGATTTCGATGCACGGTGGACCGCGGCCTACGGGCTCGACACCTGGCCCGAGCGCGCGGCCTACGCGAGAGGTCGCGAGATGGCGGTGCGGCTTGCGGCGTACCTCGACTCGCGTGCGGACCGCGAGGTGCTGGTCGAGCACCCCTTCAAGCTCGAGTTGGGAAGGGCGATCCTGTCGGGGAAGGCCGACCGCATCGAGTTGCGCGATGAGGGCGCCTACGTGGTTGACCTCAAGACTGGACGTTCAGTGCCGACGGCGGCAGAGGCCGCCGAAAACGGCCAGCTCGCGATGTACCAACTCGCGGTTGCCGAGGGGGCGGTGCCTGGAGTGGGAGTGGCCGCGGGGGCCGAACTCGCGTATCTGTCGACAGGCAAGGCGGGGGCGATCCGGTCTCAAGACAGCGTCGATCCCGAGCTCGCGAGGGCGCGGCTCGACGCCGTGGTCGAGACCATGACGGACGCGCGGTTTCCCGCGCTCGTCAACGACGCATGCGGTTCGTGCGCGTTGCGCCGCTCGTGCCCCGCGCACGCCGAGGGGACGCAGGTGACGGACTCATGA